A DNA window from Arachis duranensis cultivar V14167 chromosome 3, aradu.V14167.gnm2.J7QH, whole genome shotgun sequence contains the following coding sequences:
- the LOC107482257 gene encoding uncharacterized protein LOC107482257, whose protein sequence is MPKIRRARSQSNDCTRSHPYPSNSRNDELHKPKNLVGSVDDVKEWEDARCPICMESPHNAVLLKCSSHEMGCRPYMCNTSYRHSNCLDQFCKSFGSDLSSTILQEIPLTSTTSNGRDVQLEPRHSPEYGSQLQAKLICPLCRGEIFGYMVLEPARRHMNSKPRSCASETCEFQGTYAELRKHARSEHPSVRPSEVDPSRQSDWTRMERERDLEDLFSSIHARSDVDNRDTMLTGDLADLMSFFLYEIFSSIEDANRMASLMSSSRHRMPLHDRRSGTMQRIPNGTQRSQSARWRSNLPLAHQPERSQRGRNISSSRAGQANRPARWRTNLSLSSRMPREAHQYYREVSPGLRMTSSTRMSRSGISRTTPENTPSFGRNYGNSSSGRTAGHHLRWRDQGWSSS, encoded by the coding sequence ATGCCAAAAATTAGAAGAGCTCGGTCCCAATCTAATGATTGCACTAGGTCGCATCCTTACCCTTCCAACTCCAGAAACGATGAGCTACATAAACCCAAGAATTTGGTGGGATCGGTTGACGACGTGAAAGAATGGGAGGATGCTAGGTGTCCTATTTGCATGGAATCTCCACACAATGCTGTTCTTCTGAAATGTTCTTCCCATGAGATGGGTTGCCGTCCTTATATGTGTAATACCAGTTACCGGCACTCCAACTGCCTTGACCAGTTTTGCAAGTCATTTGGTTCTGATCTCTCGTCAACAATACTGCAAGAAATCCCTCTCACAAGCACAACCTCTAACGGTAGGGACGTTCAATTAGAGCCTAGACACTCCCCAGAATATGGGAGCCAATTGCAGGCAAAGCTCATCTGCCCTCTTTGCCGGGGAGAGATATTTGGATATATGGTCTTGGAGCCTGCTCGTAGGCACATGAATTCTAAACCAAGGAGTTGCGCTTCTGAGACTTGCGAATTCCAAGGGACATATGCAGAACTCCGGAAGCATGCTAGGTCTGAGCATCCATCCGTCCGACCATCTGAGGTGGATCCCTCGCGACAAAGTGATTGGACGAGGATGGAACGGGAAAGGGACTTAGAAGATCTTTTTAGCTCAATTCATGCAAGATCTGATGTTGATAACAGAGACACAATGTTGACTGGGGATCTTGCTGATTTAATGTCCTTTTTCTTGTATGAAATATTTTCTTCTATTGAAGATGCTAACAGGATGGCTAGTTTGATGTCGAGTTCTAGACATAGAATGCCATTACATGATAGAAGGTCTGGAACAATGCAGAGGATACCAAATGGTACACAAAGAAGTCAATCGGCTAGATGGAGATCCAATTTACCTTTAGCACATCAACCAGAGAGAAGTCAGAGAGGCAGAAATATATCATCATCCCGCGCTGGGCAGGCGAACCGTCCTGCTAGATGGAGAACAAACTTATCGCTGTCATCAAGGATGCCTCGTGAAGCTCACCAGTATTATAGAGAGGTGAGCCCAGGGTTGAGGATGACATCTTCAACAAGGATGTCTCGATCAGGAATTTCTAGAACTACTCCGGAAAACACACCTTCATTTGGAAGAAATTATGGCAATTCGTCATCTGGAAGGACTGCTGGACATCATCTACGATGGCGTGACCAAGGATGGTCGTCGTCATAG